From the genome of Impatiens glandulifera chromosome 9, dImpGla2.1, whole genome shotgun sequence, one region includes:
- the LOC124915513 gene encoding acetylserotonin O-methyltransferase-like, which yields MAKRNEEEANAQVNIWNYVFGFADMAVIRCAIDLDIPDILENHVADSPMTLSDLSSAVGCPPSTLHRIMRYLVNRRIFCEEPIEIDGSKSKGYVPTPISRLLMRNHNKSMASFIRLQSSPFMLAPWLGLSKSVLTDCKSHAFEVANGKDVWSYAEANADRIKMINDAMACDARLTVPAIIRGCPEVFQGLESVVDVGGGNGTTLNLLVEAFPWIRGINFDLPHVVSVAKECVGVEHVGGDMFKMIPKADAIFMKWTLHDWGDEDCIKILKNCKDALPKGKGKVIIAEALLKEDGVGVEEAEEKVKEEDDLEYVRLMLDMVMMAHTETGKERTLKQWEDVLNKAGFSRYTVHCIPAVQSVIVAYA from the exons atggCTAAGAGAAATGAGGAAGAAGCTAATGCCCAAGTTAACATATGGAATTATGTATTCGGCTTCGCAGACATGGCAGTAATTCGTTGCGCCATTGATCTTGACATACCCGACATCCTCGAAAACCATGTGGCCGATAGCCCCATGACTCTCTCCGATCTATCCTCAGCCGTCGGATGTCCCCCTTCCACCCTCCACCGCATCATGCGATATTTAGTCAATCGTCGCATCTTTTGCGAAGAGCCCATAGAAATTGATGGCTCCAAATCAAAGGGTTATGTCCCAACTCCTATTTCTCGACTCCTCATGAGAAACCATAACAAAAGCATGGCCTCATTCATTCGGTTGCAGAGCAGCCCTTTTATGTTGGCACCCTGGTTGGGACTAAGCAAAAGTGTCCTAACTGACTGCAAATCCCACGCGTTTGAAGTAGCCAACGGCAAGGATGTATGGAGCTATGCTGAGGCAAATGCAGACCGTATCAAGATGATCAACGATGCAATGGCGTGTGATGCCAGGCTGACGGTGCCAGCTATTATTCGAGGATGTCCGGAGGTTTTCCAAGGATTGGAGTCGGTTGTGGATGTCGGTGGAGGGAATGGCACGACGCTGAATTTGCTGGTGGAGGCTTTTCCGTGGATTCGTGGCATTAATTTTGATCTTCCACATGTTGTTTCCGTCGCAAAAGAATGTGTTGGTGTTGAACATGTTGGCGGGGACATGTTCAAAATGATTCCAAAAGCTGATGCAATTTTCATGAAG TGGACTCTGCATGACTGGGGAGATGAAGATTGCATCAAGATCTTGAAGAATTGTAAAGATGCTCTTCCGAAAGGCAAAGGAAAGGTGATAATAGCTGAGGCGTTACTTAAAGAAGACGGAGTCGGAGTCGAGGAAGCGGAAGAGAAGGTGAAGGAAGAAGACGATCTTGAGTATGTGAGGCTCATGTTGGATATGGTGATGATGGCTCATACTGAAACCGGAAAAGAAAGGACACTAAAACAATGGGAAGATGTTCTCAACAAAGCTGGCTTTTCTCGATACACTGTTCATTGCATTCCAGCCGTTCAATCTGTGATCGTTGCTTATGCTTGA